The Thermoflavifilum sp. genome contains a region encoding:
- the nusG gene encoding transcription termination/antitermination protein NusG, protein MMDAVTSPTQETRWYVLRVISGKEKKVKEYLDLEIRRSGWGDIIKQVFVPVEKVYKIQSGKKVMRERNFYPGYVMIEVVEGKLTDEIISAINNMTNVIHFLGKDKPIPLRKSEVNKMLGKADELADQGVTMSEPFIVGETVRIIDGPFNDFNGVIEEINEEKKKLKVIVKIFGRATPVELNFMQVEKIS, encoded by the coding sequence ATGATGGATGCTGTAACCAGCCCTACACAAGAAACACGCTGGTATGTGCTCAGGGTCATCAGCGGTAAGGAAAAAAAAGTGAAGGAATATCTTGACCTCGAGATTCGCCGCTCTGGCTGGGGTGATATCATCAAGCAAGTATTTGTGCCTGTAGAAAAAGTATATAAAATCCAGTCGGGTAAGAAAGTGATGCGGGAACGAAATTTTTACCCCGGATATGTGATGATTGAAGTGGTGGAAGGCAAGCTTACCGATGAAATCATCAGCGCCATCAACAATATGACCAATGTGATTCATTTTCTGGGAAAAGACAAGCCCATTCCATTACGTAAATCAGAAGTAAATAAAATGCTGGGCAAGGCCGATGAACTTGCCGATCAGGGTGTGACCATGAGCGAACCCTTTATCGTAGGGGAAACCGTTCGCATCATCGATGGACCATTCAACGATTTTAACGGGGTAATTGAAGAAATCAACGAAGAGAAGAAAAAGCTGAAGGTCATCGTTAAAATTTTTGGTCGGGCTACTCCTGTTGAATTGAATTTTATGCAGGTAGAAAAAATCAGCTGA
- the secE gene encoding preprotein translocase subunit SecE, translating to MHKIANYIQESYHELVHKVSWPSWEQLQSSTMVVLATTILATVIVWLMDLLSSTVLQYYYKLFS from the coding sequence ATGCATAAGATAGCCAATTATATTCAGGAAAGTTACCATGAACTGGTGCATAAAGTTTCCTGGCCTTCCTGGGAACAGCTGCAATCCTCTACCATGGTGGTACTGGCTACAACCATTCTGGCAACCGTCATCGTATGGCTCATGGATCTGCTCTCGAGTACCGTATTACAATATTACTATAAACTGTTTTCATGA